CATAGACGTCGGGCAGCGGCACCAGCGAGAGAAGCTGCACGCCCGGACGCGCGTACTGGCCGACCTGGACGCCGCGGTTGCCGACCACCCCGTCCACCGGGGCGCGGATGACCGTGTTGTTCAGGTCATTGCGCGCGGTCTGCAGGGCGGCCTCCGCTTGGCGCAGCCGGGCGTCGGTCTCGCTGCGGCTGGCGTTCAGCACGCCGACCTGATCCTGTTCCGCGACCAGCGCGGCGCGGCTGCGGGCGGTCTCCGCCGTCGCCTTGCGCAGGTCGGCGTCTGCCGTCTCGAACTTCTGGCGGCTGGCCCAGCTGTCGCTGGCCAGCGCGCGGGTGCGGTCGAAATCCTGCTGGGCGCGGCGCTGCTCGGCCTCGGCGCTGGAGACCGAGGCGGCGGCCTGATCGATGATCGCCTTCTGGAGCTGCAGCTTGCTGTCGATGGTGCCGAGCGCCGCCTTCTGCGCGGCGACATTGGCCTCGGCCTCTGCCACCTTGGCGCGGAAGTCCTGGTCATCCAGCACAGCCAGCACGTCGCCCGCGGCGACCTGCTGGTTCTCCGCCACCCGGACGTCCCGCACATAGGCCGAGACCTTGGGGCTCACCACCGTGATGTCGCTGTGGACATAGGCGTTGTCGGTCGACTCGAAGAAGCGACCCTCGGTCCACCACTCCCAGCCGGCGTAACCGCCACCGGCCAGCACCGCCACCGCCACACCCGACAGAACGATCTTCCGCACGGCTTTCATCGTGATCCAACCCACCCGTTTCGGTTCTTTGCCCGGCACGGTCCGGCTTGCTGCCGCCCCGCCGAAACTGAACCGTTCAGTTTAGTCTTGCGAAA
The Azospirillum brasilense genome window above contains:
- a CDS encoding HlyD family secretion protein, translating into MKAVRKIVLSGVAVAVLAGGGYAGWEWWTEGRFFESTDNAYVHSDITVVSPKVSAYVRDVRVAENQQVAAGDVLAVLDDQDFRAKVAEAEANVAAQKAALGTIDSKLQLQKAIIDQAAASVSSAEAEQRRAQQDFDRTRALASDSWASRQKFETADADLRKATAETARSRAALVAEQDQVGVLNASRSETDARLRQAEAALQTARNDLNNTVIRAPVDGVVGNRGVQVGQYARPGVQLLSLVPLPDVYVVANFKETQLARMRPGQPVTVEVDAYPDKHLLGRVESFAPASGSQFSLLPPENATGNFTKIVQRVPVRIALPRDSALSGLLRPGLSVVAEVDTRGAEEQPHDRNTVMGALVPGRTVASK